One stretch of Myxocyprinus asiaticus isolate MX2 ecotype Aquarium Trade chromosome 23, UBuf_Myxa_2, whole genome shotgun sequence DNA includes these proteins:
- the LOC127414382 gene encoding forkhead box protein N2-like — MGPIIGMSPDKKAESLGVLGERAGLRGVCGTIPEAECASSPLATSLDRTSSSGDEELTNLNWLHENLLQNFTLGEPEAQSSPSPLFDIEGNHGNSVISSATSRGDSIKSKPPFSFSLLIYMAIEQSPSKSLPVKDIYGWILEHFPYFSSAPTGWKNSVRHNLSLNKCFRKVERSLGKVNGKGSLWCVDPEYRPNLIQALKKQHFPTAHSFCTPPASPPSAFSPARHLFLQGCSLKESDIDAATAMMLLNSAPGHHSDPSDPDSPINLSRPDSVLVSSDPKQDHNYSSASFQRCSSRSSSSSSSSLCSMDDTGCDSGQGRRAGSEGFHSDEDSEEERNLRLLKLPICRPLTVKCSIPGKRTRHESKPELDEELKEAAGSLLHLAGIRSGLDLSKRMAKSKKQAKHRK; from the exons ATGGGTCCAATCATCGGGATGTCGCCGGATAAGAAAGCAGAATCCCTAGGTGTGCTCGGGGAACGGGCGGGCCTGCGTGGAGTTTGTGGGACGATACCTGAAGCCGAGTGTGCCTCCAGCCCCCTGGCCACCAGCCTGGATCGTACCTCCAGCTCAGGAGACGAAGAACTTACCAACCTCAACTGGCTGCACGAGAATCTTCTCCAGAACTTCACGCTGGGAGAACCCGAGGCCCAGTCCAGCCCCAGTCCACTCTTTGACATCGAGGGCAACCACGGGAACTCCGTCATCTCCTCGGCAACTTCTCGTGGAGATTCCATCAAGTCAAAGCCACCTTTCTCCTTCTCCCTGCTCATATACATGGCCATCGAACAGTCCCCCAGCAAGTCTCTGCCAGTGAAGGACATCTACGGTTGGATCCTGGAGCACTTTCCTTATTTCTCTAGCGCCCCCACTGGCTGGAAGAACTCAGTGCGGCACAACCTGTCCCTCAACAAGTGCTTCCGCAAGGTCGAGAGGAGCCTTGGGAAG GTGAATGGAAAGGGATCTCTGTGGTGTGTGGACCCTGAATACAGACCCAATCTGATTCAAGCTCTAAAGAAACAGCACTTTCCCACAGCCCACTCATTCTGCACGCCCCCCGCCTCCCCACCCAG tgCCTTCTCCCCCGCACGACACCTCTTCCTCCAGGGCTGCTCTCTGAAAG AGTCTGATATTGATGCTGCCACCGCTATGATGCTCTTAAACTCAGCCCCCGGACACCACAGTGACCCGT CTGACCCGGACAGCCCCATTAACCTCTCTCGTCCAGACTCCGTCCTGGTGAGCAGCGACCCGAAGCAGGACCACAACTACAGCAGCGCATCATTCCAGCGGTGCTCGTCTCGCTCTTCCTCGTCATCCTCTTCATCGCTGTGCTCCATGGATGATACGGGCTGCGATTCGGGCCAGGGCCGCCGCGCTGGCAGCGAGGGTTTCCATAGCGACGAGGACTCGGAGGAGGAGAGGAACCTGCGCCTGCTCAAGCTTCCCATCTGTCGCCCGCTCACCGTCAAGTGCTCTATTCCGGGTAAACGGACCCGTCACGAGTCCAAACCAGAACTGGATGAGGAGCTAAAAGAAGCGGCTGGATCACTCTTACATCTGGCCGGGATTCGATCCGGTCTAGATCTATCAAAACGAATGGCCAAGAGCAAAAAACAGGCAAAGCATCGGAAATAA